In Euphorbia lathyris chromosome 9, ddEupLath1.1, whole genome shotgun sequence, the following are encoded in one genomic region:
- the LOC136206426 gene encoding uncharacterized protein: protein MEGRTRPVKSIELKPDTSQTRCHGHRRLKKKALKEKTVKRSPFLSAVQYAEHALACYENLNDSDLALACLMEPDISENRKFEVVQALGACRTLLRIRGMEMFGVCDRCHVSFIAKPRNSDGIDASPVLIFVELADWGTGELELSLFRKSQPDDPEITYGCGFCPSGKEYPHLEGYLGGLESVPVDAASQKEMARCFKHEPMNCTCKNKPKKQGE, encoded by the exons ATGGAGGGAAGAACTCGTCCTGTCAAATCTATTGAACTCAAACCAGACACTTCTCAAACGCGATGCCATGGACATCGCcggcttaagaagaaggcactcAAAGAGAAGACAGTCAAACG GTCCCCTTTCCTTTCCGCTGTTCAATATGCTGAACATGCCCTAGCTTGCTATGAAAACCTAAATGATTCAGATCTTGCCTTGGCTTGCTTAATGGAACCTGATATTTCAGAG AATCGTAAGTTTGAAGTTGTGCAAGCCTTGGGTGCTTGTCGTACACTACTACGCATCCGTGGGATGGAGATGTTTGGAGTTTGCGACAGGTGTCATGTCAGCTTCATTGCGAAACCCCGAAACTCTGATGGCATTGATGCCTCTCCAGTCTTGATCTTTGTTGAATTGGCTGACTGGGGTACAGGGGAATTAGAACTCTCGCTCTTTCGAAAGTCACAGCCTGACGATCCTG aaattACATATGGCTGTGGATTTTGTCCATCTGGTAAGGAATATCCTCATCTTGAAGGATATCTTGGTGGTTTGGAAAGTGTGCCTGTGGATGCTGCCTCCCAAAAAGAGATGGCTAGATGCTTCAAGCATGAGCCAATGAATTGTACTTGCAAAAACAAGCCTAAGAAACAAGGAGAATAA
- the LOC136205256 gene encoding pentatricopeptide repeat-containing protein At3g05340, whose product MKTKWVIHKLKSHLPSSVTSLISSFKPQIYQPPSSNLSTFLLNHVDMSKLLSLCGKEGYFNLGSSIHASIIKNHEFFDLHDNLNLRNVLVIWNSLLTMYSNSGVFTGAAKLFDEMPLRDTISWNTMISGFLSNGELVKGFVLFKRMRESGFFQFDQATLTTLLSAFDRPELIYATKMMHCLLFLNGFEHEITVGNALITSYCKCGCPSFGRQVFDEMLGRNVISWTAIMSGLSENELYRESLRLFSEMRCGGVIEPNLLTYLSSLMACSGLQGLGEGCQIHGVVSKLGIQSDLRVESALMDMYSKCGRIEDAWRIFESADELDEVSMTVILVGFAQNGFEEEAVRFFVKMVKAGAVVDPNMVSAVLGVFGVDTSLGLGKQIHSLVIKRSFGSNLFVGNGLINMYSKCGELQESMKIFNRIQKRNSVSWNSVIAAFARHGDGFRALQLYNEMQREGVEPTDVTFLSLLHACSHVGLVDMGMEFFTSMTEDYTFIPRTEHYACVVDMLGRAGLTNEAKAFIEKLPIKPDVFIWQSLLGACSIHGDTEIGKYAAEKLFLSEPKKPAPYVLLANIYSGNGRWNERARTIKRMKEMGVAKDIGISWIEIEKKMHSFVVEDKLHPEGEIIYKVLGELFRVMIDEGYVPDKRYILYCLDHDDK is encoded by the coding sequence ATGAAAACCAAATGGGTCATTCACAAACTCAAATCCCATCTTCCTTCCTCAGTTACCTCCCTTATATCTTCATTCAAACCACAAATTTACCAGCCCCCCTCTTCCAATTTATCTACTTTTCTTCTCAACCATGTAGATATGAGCAAGCTCTTATCTCTCTGCGGAAAAGAAGGTTATTTCAATCTGGGTTCTTCCATCCACGCCTCCATTATCAAAAATCACGAGTTCTTCGATCTCCATGACAATCTCAATTTGCGAAATGTCCTCGTTATTTGGAACTCTCTCCTCACAATGTACTCAAATTCTGGGGTTTTCACTGGTGCAGCTAaactgtttgatgaaatgcctctTAGAGATACCATCTCATGGAATACAATGATTTCCGGATTTTTAAGCAATGGAGAGTTGGTCAaaggttttgttttgtttaaacGGATGCGGGAATCAGGTTTCTTCCAGTTTGATCAAGCAACTTTAACGACTTTATTATCGGCTTTTGATAGGCCTGAGTTAATCTATGCTACTAAAATGATGCATTGTTTGCTGTTTCTAAATGGTTTTGAGCATGAAATAACGGTAGGGAATGCTTTAATTACATCATATTGCAAATGTGGATGCCCTAGTTTTGGAAGACAGGTTTTTGATGAGATGCTTGGAAGGAATGTGATTAGTTGGACAGCTATCATGTCAGGATTATCAGAGAATGAATTGTACAGGGAGAGTTTGAGATTGTTCAGTGAAATGCGGTGCGGCGGAGTGATAGAACCGAATCTTTTGACTTACTTGAGTTCATTGATGGCGTGTTCTGGTTTACAGGGGTTAGGGGAAGGGTGTCAAATTCATGGAGTTGTTTCGAAATTGGGGATTCAATCGGATTTACGAGTTGAAAGTGCATTGATGGATATGTATTCGAAATGCGGAAGAATAGAAGATGCGTGGCGGATTTTTGAGTCTGCTGATGAGCTTGATGAGGTTTCCATGACTGTGATTCTTGTTGGTTTTGCGCAGAATGGTTTCGAGGAAGAAGCTGTGCGGTTTTTCGTGAAAATGGTGAAGGCGGGAGCTGTGGTTGATCCGAACATGGTTTCTGCGGTTCTCGGGGTATTTGGGGTTGATACTTCTTTAGGTCTTGGTAAGCAAATACACTCACTGGTTATCAAACGGAGCTTTGGTTCTAATCTCTTTGTTGGCAATGGGCTGATTAACATGTACTCGAAATGCGGGGAGCTGCAAGAGTCGATGAAAATCTTCAATCGAATACAAAAGAGGAACTCGGTCTCATGGAACTCCGTAATTGCTGCTTTTGCACGACACGGAGATGGGTTTAGAGCGCTACAATTGTACAACGAGATGCAAAGAGAAGGTGTCGAACCAACAGACGTTACATTTCTCTCGTTGCTTCATGCTTGTAGCCATGTAGGCTTAGTTGACATGGGCATGGAGTTCTTCACTTCCATGACTGAAGATTACACCTTTATTCCTCGCACGGAACACTATGCGTGCGTTGTCGACATGTTAGGCCGAGCAGGACTTACGAATGAAGCGAAAGCTTTCATAGAGAAACTACCTATAAAGCCTGATGTGTTTATCTGGCAATCCTTGCTTGGTGCTTGTAGCATTCATGGGGATACTGAAATAGGAAAATATGCAGCTGAAAAGCTGTTCTTATCAGAACCCAAAAAGCCCGCGCCATACGTGTTGTTGGCGAACATATACTCGGGTAACGGTAGATGGAATGAAAGGGCAAGGACTATAAAGAGAATGAAGGAAATGGGGGTAGCAAAAGATATAGGAATAAGTtggattgagattgaaaagaaaATGCACAGTTTTGTAGTTGAGGATAAATTGCATCCAGAAGGTGAGATCATATATAAGGTTTTGGGAGAGTTATTTAGAGTCATGATAGATGAAGGTTATGTCCCGGATAAGAGGTATATTCTCTATTGCTTGGATCACGACGACAAGTAG
- the LOC136205580 gene encoding mannosylglycoprotein endo-beta-mannosidase produces the protein MAEIGKIVLDSGWLAARSTEVKLTGTQLTTTHPPSGPAAPWMEAAVPGTVLGTLVKNKAVPDPFYGLENETIIDIANSGREYYTFWFFTTFERKLSGNQHLELNFRAINYSAEVYLNGHQKVLPKGMFRRHSLDVTDILNPEGQNLLAVLVHPPDNPGTIPAEGGQGGDHEIGKDVATQYVQGWDWMAPIRDRNTGIWDEASVYVTGPVKIIDPHLVSTFFDGYKRVYLHTTTELENKSSWVAECNLNIQVTVELEENVCLVEHLQTQHVSVPAGKRVQYSFPELFFYKPNLWWPNGMGKQSMYHVSITVDVGGYGESDSWSQLFGFRKIESYIDKKTGGRLFKVNGKPIFIRGGNWILSDGLLRLSRKRYQTDIKFHADMNFNMIRCWGGGISERPEFYHYCDIYGLLVWQEFWITGDVDGRGVPVSNPDGPLDHKLFLLCARDTVKLLRNHPSLALWVGGNEQVPPPDINDALKNDLQLHPNFVTFDEGGQSMQGLSLESKDPSQYLDGTRIYIQGSMWDGFANGKGDFSDGPYEIQYPESFFRDDFYSYGFNPEVGSVGMPVAATIRATMPPEGWQIPLFKKQPDGYVEEVPNPIWDYHKYIPYSKPGKVHDQILLYGVPTDLDDFCLKAQLVNYIQYKALIEGYSSKMWRKHTGFLIWKTQNPWTGLRGQFYDHLLEQTAGFYGCRCAAEPVHVQLNLATSYIEVINTTSEELSNIAIEVSVWDLEGTCPYYEVFEKLTVPSKKTVPIGEMKYPKTKNPKPAYFLLLKLYNVSDYGIISRNFYWLHLPGGDYKLLEPYRKRKVPLKIISKVSIRGSTYEMVMHVQNTSKKPDPKRLTYRNNFITRQDSDDFDSSSVEPVDNGTKEKCDARGASLFQRLRSHFSRGTEDPVVAEINGVEEGVAFFLHFSVHASKTDHKEGEDSRILPVHYSDNYFSLVPGEVLPIKISFEVPAGVTPRVTLKGWNYHTGHTVF, from the exons ATGGCGGAGATTGGGAAGATTGTGCTTGACTCTGGATGGCTAGCGGCCAGATCAACGGAGGTCAAACTCACCGGGACGCAGCTCACTACCACTCACCCTCCCTCTGGACCCGCCGCTCCCTGGATGGAAGCTGCTGTTCCCGGAAC TGTTTTGGGAACCCTTGTGAAGAACAAAGCCGTGCCTGATCCTTTCTATGGTTTGGAAAATGAAACGATCATAGATATAGCCAACTCTGGGAGGGAATACTATACATTTTGGTTCTTCACCACTTTTGAGCGTAAGCTG TCAGGAAATCAACATTTGGAGCTAAATTTTCGTGCAATCAATTATTCTGCTGAAGTATATTTAAATGGACACCAAAAGGTATTACCAAAAGGGATGTTTCGAAGACATTCTCTTGATGTTACTGATATTCTAAACCCTGAAGGTCAGAATTTGTTGGCTGTTCTTGTTCATCCTCCAGATAATCCGGGAACAATTCCTGCTGAGGGAGGGCAGGGTGGTGATCATGAG ATAGGTAAAGACGTTGCTACGCAATATGTTCAGGGTTGGGATTGGATGGCTCCAATAAG GGATAGGAATACTGGCATATGGGATGAAGCATCAGTTTATGTCACTGGG CCAGTGAAAATTATAGACCCCCATTTGGTTTCCACATTTTTTGATGGTTACAAGAGGGTTTATTTGCATACTACAACGGAATTGGAAAATAAAAGCTCCTGGGTTGCTGAATGTAATTTGAATATCCAAGTGACTGTGGAACTTGAAGAAAACGTTTGCTTGGTAGAGCATCTTCAGACACAACATGTGTCAGTCCCTGCTGGAAAACGTGTTCAATATAGTTTTCCTGAG CTTTTTTTCTACAAGCCCAATTTATGGTGGCCAAATGGTATGGGAAAGCAATCCATGTACCATGTTAGTATTACAGTTGATGTGGGGGGATATGGAGAGTCCGATTCATGGAGCCAGTTGTTTGGATTCCGTAAAATTGAAAGCTATATTGATAAGAAAACCGGTGGAAG ATTGTTCAAGGTCAATGGGAAGCCTATTTTTATCCGTGGTGGGAACTGGATTTTGTCAGATGGTTTACTGCGGCTTTCAAGAAAACGTTACCAAACAGATATCAAGTTCCATGCAGATATGAATTTCAACATGATCAGGTGTTGGGGCGGTGGAATATCTGAGAGGCCAGAGTTCTATCATTACTGTGACATTTATGGTTTGCTG GTGTGGCAAGAGTTTTGGATTACTGGAGATGTAGATGGAAGAGGAGTACCAGTATCAAATCCAGATGGTCCACTTGATCATAAGCTTTTTCTGCTATGTGCAAGAGACACTGTCAAGCTTCTTCGAAATCACCCTAGCCTTGCTCTTTGGGTGGGCGGAAATGAACAAGTTCCACCACCTGATATCAATGATGCTTTAAAGAATGACCTACAACTCCATCCCAATTTTGTGACCTTCGATGAAGGTGGCCAGTCTATGCAGGGTTTGTCTTTGGAATCAAAAGATCCCAGTCAATATCTTGATGGTACACGTATTTATATCCAAGGATCCATGTGGGATGGTTTTGCTAACGGAAAGGGGGATTTCAGTGATGGCCCTTATGAAATCCAATATCCTGAAAGCTTCTTTAGGGATGATTTTTACAGTTATGGATTCAATCCCGAGGTTGGTTCTGTAGGAATGCCGGTTGCTGCTACTATCAGGGCAACCATGCCTCCAGAAGGGTGGCAAATCCCATTGTTCAAGAAGCAACCTGATGGTTATGTAGAAGAAGTACCGAATCCCATATGGGATTACCATAAATACATTCCTTATTCAAAACCGGGAAAGGTTCATGATCAGATTTTATTGTATGGGGTGCCGACAGAtcttgatgatttttgtttgaag GCTCAACTTGTAAACTACATTCAGTATAAAGCTCTAATTGAAGGCTATTCTTCTAAAATGTGGAGAAAACACACCGGTTTCTTAATTTGGAAAACTCAGAATCCGTGGACGGGTCTGAGAGGGCAGTTCTATGATCATCTTCTAGAGCAAACAGCAGGTTTCTATGGTTGTCGATGTGCTGCAGAGCCAGTCCATGTTCAGCTTAATTTGGCTACATCTTACATTGAG GTTATTAATACGACGTCAGAGGAACTGTCCAACATAGCAATTGAAGTATCAGTATGGGATCTTGAAGGGACATGTCCATATtatgaagtttttgaaaaacTCACAGTTCCCTCAAAGAAAACAGTTCCGATAGGTGAGATGAAGTATCCGAAGACCAAAAACCCGAAGCCTGCCTACTTTCTTCTTCTGAAACTATACAATGTGTCGGACTATGGCATTATATCAAGGAACTTCTACTGGTTGCATCTGCCTGGTGGAGATTACAAGCTGTTGGAGCCCTACAGGAAGAGAAAAGTTCCtctcaaaataatatcaaaGGTTTCCATTAGAGGGTCCACGTATGAAATGGTAATGCATGTGCAGAACACATCGAAGAAGCCGGACCCGAAACGCTTGACTTATAGGAACAATTTCATTACTAGACAAGACAGTGATGATTTTGATTCGTCCTCGGTGGAGCCTGTAGATAATGGAACGAAGGAAAAATGTGATGCTCGTGGCGCGAGTTTATTCCAGAGGTTGCGCAGTCATTTTTCACGCGGAACTGAAGATCCGGTTGTTGCTGAAATCAATGGTGTGGAGGAAGGAGTTGCCTTTTTCCTTCATTTCTCTGTTCATGCATCAAAAACAGACCATAAGGAAGGAGAAGACTCAAGAATTCTTCCTGTTCATTACTCGGACAACTATTTTTCGCTTGTGCCAGGAGAGGTGTTGCCGATCAAAATATCTTTTGAGGTTCCTGCCGGTGTCACACCCCGAGTGACGCTTAAAGGATGGAATTATCATACTGGACATACTGTTTTTTGA